One window of the Pleurocapsa minor HA4230-MV1 genome contains the following:
- a CDS encoding polysaccharide biosynthesis tyrosine autokinase produces the protein MSRQNIRDLETESDLGYGQLFAKLWQERFLFAGVFGGVLALAIPLILIKKPVYQSTMQVLVESNYQAKELQSDVESEFADATVEIDYATHLKVLKSSEILKRAIKKLGLKDSEHTVPEIIQELRESLTVYRLVEEESTSESGTETNIIQTIYTGGDPQETKRVLQAIQEVYLNYNLEQQEKRLQDGLTFINNQIPHARNDLVEAEAALTQLSKKHSLVSPESEAIALEENIRDVAKQRAALKAQQREFIGDYNSLQKQLGLSAEDTRVLSSLNQSRRYQDLQKRLQETEIRLANESKKYTNNNPLIQSLKDERDVQRDLIIQQTQRILGKRASNSDLVIASVQKQGQFLGSNNSQKITEIQVKLQGIHERDISLARTQATLKQQLVNFPELIAGYRNLAQEAQVKRDAIQRLLKAKQELEIELNRGGFNWQVIEPPLLGEKIAPSLPKDLFLSFIVASFLGGLSVFFKSAVDERITNPLEIKRQTALPILGTTPGLHLSYSERLFAQVSFLSTPHPTNTIKEIIQWNPFREAIDLIYENFRLTRTSPPIKSLAVTSAISGEGKSTFVLGLALSAARHQQRVLVIDADLRSASLHAPFNLNNDCGLANFLAGETNHLVIEQVSLLGETIDLIPAGSRPTDPVKLLSSSRLQILIDQYKQHYDLILVDTPPVIGMADAITIAANCDSAVMMMRLDKVKSAQLLDATALISKLNVLGIVANGSKEIAQEYNKQPQYSLPPLV, from the coding sequence ATGAGTCGTCAGAATATCAGAGACTTAGAAACAGAAAGTGACTTAGGTTATGGACAGCTATTTGCCAAGCTTTGGCAGGAACGTTTCTTGTTTGCTGGGGTTTTTGGCGGTGTATTGGCTCTTGCTATTCCTCTAATTTTGATTAAAAAGCCTGTTTATCAAAGTACGATGCAAGTATTAGTAGAATCCAACTATCAAGCAAAAGAACTCCAAAGTGATGTCGAAAGTGAATTTGCTGATGCGACTGTGGAGATCGATTATGCTACTCACTTAAAAGTATTAAAGAGTTCGGAAATCTTAAAAAGAGCAATTAAAAAGTTGGGGCTAAAAGATTCGGAGCATACAGTTCCCGAAATTATACAAGAATTGCGAGAATCCCTAACCGTATATCGACTTGTGGAAGAAGAATCAACATCGGAGAGTGGAACTGAAACTAATATTATCCAAACTATCTATACTGGTGGCGATCCTCAAGAAACCAAGCGAGTTTTACAAGCAATCCAAGAAGTTTATCTCAATTACAATCTCGAACAACAAGAAAAGCGCCTTCAAGATGGATTAACTTTTATCAACAATCAAATTCCCCACGCACGGAATGATCTGGTTGAAGCAGAAGCAGCTTTAACCCAATTAAGCAAAAAGCATAGTTTAGTTTCTCCAGAATCAGAAGCGATCGCTTTGGAAGAAAATATTCGGGATGTTGCTAAACAAAGAGCCGCCTTGAAAGCCCAACAGCGTGAATTTATCGGCGACTACAATAGCTTACAAAAGCAATTGGGATTATCAGCAGAAGATACTCGCGTTCTATCTAGTTTAAATCAATCCCGCCGTTATCAAGATTTACAAAAAAGATTACAAGAAACTGAAATTCGCCTGGCTAATGAGTCCAAAAAATATACCAATAATAATCCTCTAATTCAAAGTCTTAAGGATGAACGGGATGTCCAACGAGATTTGATCATCCAGCAAACCCAGCGGATTTTAGGTAAAAGAGCTAGTAATTCTGACTTGGTAATCGCATCTGTGCAAAAACAAGGACAATTTTTGGGCAGCAATAATTCCCAGAAAATTACGGAAATACAAGTTAAGTTACAAGGCATCCATGAACGAGACATCAGCTTAGCAAGGACTCAAGCCACACTAAAGCAACAGTTAGTCAATTTTCCTGAATTGATTGCTGGCTATAGAAATCTTGCTCAAGAAGCGCAAGTCAAAAGAGATGCCATACAAAGACTATTAAAAGCTAAGCAAGAGCTAGAAATTGAATTAAATCGCGGTGGTTTTAATTGGCAGGTTATCGAACCACCACTGTTGGGCGAGAAAATTGCCCCTAGTTTACCAAAGGATCTGTTTTTGAGTTTTATAGTTGCTTCTTTTCTGGGGGGATTGTCGGTATTCTTTAAAAGTGCGGTTGATGAACGAATTACCAATCCTCTGGAAATTAAACGTCAAACTGCTTTACCTATTTTAGGGACTACCCCTGGATTGCATCTATCTTATTCTGAACGTCTTTTCGCACAAGTTTCTTTTCTATCTACCCCTCACCCGACTAACACCATTAAGGAAATAATTCAGTGGAATCCGTTTCGCGAGGCGATAGATTTAATTTACGAAAACTTTAGATTAACCCGTACCAGTCCACCGATTAAATCTTTGGCGGTAACCAGCGCCATCTCTGGAGAAGGTAAATCTACTTTTGTCTTGGGTTTAGCTTTAAGTGCAGCTCGTCATCAGCAAAGAGTGTTGGTAATTGATGCCGATCTTCGTTCTGCTAGTCTCCATGCGCCTTTTAATTTGAATAATGACTGTGGTTTAGCCAATTTTTTGGCAGGGGAAACCAATCATCTTGTGATTGAACAGGTTTCTTTGTTAGGAGAAACCATTGACCTAATTCCTGCTGGCTCTAGACCAACAGATCCAGTTAAGTTACTAAGTTCTTCGAGATTACAAATCCTGATTGACCAATACAAGCAACACTATGACCTAATTTTAGTCGATACTCCTCCAGTAATTGGCATGGCCGATGCGATTACTATTGCCGCTAACTGTGATAGCGCGGTAATGATGATGCGCTTAGATAAGGTCAAATCGGCTCAACTGTTAGACGCTACCGCTTTAATTAGCAAATTAAATGTTTTAGGCATAGTGGCTAATGGTTCTAAAGAAATAGCTCAAGAATACAACAAACAGCCCCAATATTCCTTACCACCCCTAGTTTAA
- a CDS encoding glycosyltransferase family 4 protein, which produces MKILLTIHHNLDPNTGAPGSTLKLGQEYQNLGHQVEYYSFDNLPSWIHAKVKSLVFAWFVAVHIANLCRRQAVEIIDASTGNAWIWAKMRRKSRAKLPLLVTRSHGLEHIVHLEQLESAKQGKLRLSWKYPLYHGGYRLWEVATSMRYADLVFQRNHHDLEYATEQLGIKPEQSHVVPYGIPETFINLPFEPLLDSTPIAIALVATYLPRKGIDYSIPALNTILERYPQITVSMLGTGCPAEQVYADFKPELRDRVHVMPHYHHDQLPTLLQGHQIKLFPSLAEGFGIVLIEAMACGLAPITTAIDGPKEIVTDGQDGILIPPRDRQAIEQALERLISDRPYLEQLRRQAYDTAQKYSWTAVAQQQLALYEKALDRHQEKVSKGDLNCDCPSQPSVE; this is translated from the coding sequence ATGAAAATTTTACTTACCATTCACCACAATCTAGATCCCAATACAGGAGCGCCTGGCAGCACTCTTAAACTGGGTCAAGAGTACCAAAATCTAGGACACCAGGTAGAATACTACTCCTTTGATAATCTGCCTAGTTGGATTCATGCCAAGGTCAAGTCCTTAGTATTTGCCTGGTTTGTCGCGGTGCATATAGCTAATCTTTGCCGTCGGCAAGCAGTGGAGATAATTGATGCTTCCACGGGTAATGCCTGGATTTGGGCAAAAATGCGTCGCAAGTCTCGTGCCAAACTCCCCCTATTGGTCACGCGCAGTCATGGTTTAGAACATATCGTCCATCTAGAGCAGCTAGAGTCAGCTAAACAAGGAAAATTGCGTCTGAGTTGGAAATATCCTCTATATCATGGTGGCTATCGCCTGTGGGAAGTCGCTACTTCGATGCGCTATGCCGATTTAGTTTTTCAACGCAACCATCATGACTTGGAATATGCCACCGAACAATTGGGCATCAAACCAGAACAGTCCCATGTCGTTCCCTATGGTATTCCCGAAACTTTTATCAATCTTCCCTTTGAGCCATTATTAGACTCTACACCCATAGCGATCGCCCTGGTGGCAACTTATCTTCCCCGCAAAGGCATTGACTATAGCATTCCCGCCCTCAATACCATCCTGGAGCGTTATCCCCAGATTACGGTGAGTATGTTGGGAACTGGTTGTCCAGCCGAGCAGGTTTATGCCGACTTTAAACCAGAGCTGCGCGATCGCGTCCACGTCATGCCTCATTATCACCATGACCAATTACCTACTTTACTTCAAGGACACCAAATTAAGCTTTTTCCCTCTCTGGCAGAAGGATTCGGTATTGTCCTGATCGAAGCCATGGCTTGTGGTCTAGCCCCCATAACTACGGCGATCGATGGTCCCAAAGAAATTGTCACGGATGGACAGGACGGAATTTTAATTCCCCCTCGCGATCGTCAGGCGATCGAGCAAGCTTTAGAACGGTTAATTAGCGATCGCCCCTATTTAGAACAACTGCGTCGCCAGGCCTATGATACCGCTCAAAAATACAGTTGGACAGCCGTTGCCCAACAACAACTCGCTCTCTATGAGAAAGCTTTAGATCGACACCAAGAAAAAGTTAGTAAAGGAGACTTAAACTGTGATTGCCCATCTCAGCCATCAGTTGAATAA
- a CDS encoding ABC transporter ATP-binding protein/permease — protein MQIPLKVPLKMSKLMKTTRFWQDNSLILREFKHFRAIATIAIICTVLAALFEGGTVGLIASFLQGLTNPNEPAIRTGIEWLDVWFLATKASATARVYRISALILVAIWLRSAFSYLGDFYAQLTQSRLCDRIRASLFEQLQSLNLSYYSNSRSGELINSLTTEINQLQQAFSIFSGLITRGSTLLAYVISMFWISWQLSLASVMLYSLLSVGLSRLIGMVREASFAVPTTNGHLASVAIEFINGIRTVTASATQNFERGRFKVASQEVMKAQDRVAKIGCSIKPLAEGAASTILIVMVLVAFNLFIVDGKFRAASLLTFMFVLFRMMPLVPQLNSARQELSRFQGSIDNIKQLLATQDKTYLTDGVIEFTHLNQGIDLVSVDFGYNPQELILRNITLAIAKGKTTALVGASGAGKTTLVDLIPRLYDPTRGQILVDGIDLRDLKINSLRQKMAVVSQDTFIFNNSVRYNIAYGLGNIDEEKIWSVAKLANAMEFIEEMPEKMDTLLGDRGVRLSGGQRQRLAIARALLRQPEILILDEATSALDSVTERLIQESLARLSLGRTVIVIAHRLSTIVNADKVVVLDGGRIVEQGKYQDLLEQRGKLWQYHQMQYGSPSIKTN, from the coding sequence ATACAAATTCCCCTTAAAGTTCCGCTGAAGATGAGTAAATTAATGAAAACAACGCGGTTTTGGCAGGATAATTCCCTAATTTTACGCGAATTTAAGCACTTTCGCGCGATCGCCACCATCGCGATTATCTGTACTGTGCTGGCTGCTTTGTTTGAAGGGGGGACGGTAGGCTTGATCGCCTCTTTTCTCCAGGGACTAACCAACCCCAATGAGCCAGCAATTCGCACAGGGATTGAATGGTTAGATGTCTGGTTTTTAGCCACTAAAGCATCGGCGACGGCAAGAGTTTATCGAATATCGGCTTTAATTCTGGTGGCTATTTGGCTGCGTTCTGCTTTTAGTTATCTGGGAGACTTTTATGCTCAACTGACTCAATCTCGTTTGTGCGATCGCATTCGCGCCAGTTTGTTTGAGCAATTGCAGAGTTTGAATCTAAGCTATTACTCTAATAGTCGTTCAGGGGAATTAATCAATAGTCTGACGACTGAGATCAACCAACTACAGCAAGCTTTTAGCATCTTTTCTGGTCTGATTACGCGGGGGTCTACCTTGCTCGCCTATGTAATTTCCATGTTTTGGATCTCCTGGCAACTTTCTCTGGCTTCGGTGATGCTTTATAGCCTTCTATCAGTTGGTTTATCTAGACTGATTGGGATGGTACGAGAGGCTAGTTTTGCCGTACCCACAACTAATGGTCATCTAGCTTCCGTGGCGATCGAATTTATCAATGGGATTCGGACGGTTACAGCCTCGGCAACGCAAAACTTTGAGCGGGGTAGATTTAAGGTAGCCAGTCAGGAGGTAATGAAGGCGCAAGATCGAGTGGCAAAAATTGGTTGCTCGATCAAACCTTTAGCCGAAGGGGCAGCTAGTACGATTTTGATCGTCATGGTGTTGGTGGCGTTTAATTTATTTATTGTGGATGGCAAATTCCGCGCTGCTTCGCTTTTAACTTTTATGTTCGTGTTATTTCGGATGATGCCCCTAGTACCGCAATTAAACTCAGCCAGGCAGGAGTTAAGCCGTTTCCAAGGTTCTATTGATAATATCAAACAACTTTTAGCCACCCAAGATAAAACTTATTTAACCGATGGCGTAATTGAATTTACGCACTTAAACCAAGGCATAGACTTAGTTTCGGTTGATTTTGGCTACAATCCCCAAGAGTTAATTTTACGCAACATCACTTTAGCGATCGCCAAGGGCAAAACTACCGCGTTAGTCGGCGCTTCTGGGGCAGGAAAAACCACTTTGGTGGACTTAATTCCCCGATTATACGACCCCACCAGAGGGCAAATTCTAGTGGATGGCATCGATCTGCGCGATTTAAAGATTAATTCCCTACGTCAGAAAATGGCTGTAGTTAGCCAAGATACATTTATTTTTAACAATAGCGTCAGATACAACATTGCCTATGGTCTAGGAAATATAGATGAAGAGAAAATTTGGTCAGTAGCTAAATTAGCCAATGCGATGGAATTTATTGAGGAAATGCCCGAAAAAATGGACACCTTGTTAGGCGATCGCGGAGTTCGTTTATCGGGAGGTCAAAGACAGAGATTGGCGATCGCGCGGGCTTTATTGCGCCAACCAGAAATTTTGATTCTTGATGAAGCTACCAGTGCTTTGGATTCTGTAACGGAACGCTTAATTCAAGAGTCTTTAGCCAGACTTTCTTTAGGTCGCACTGTCATTGTCATTGCCCATCGATTATCTACCATCGTTAATGCCGATAAAGTAGTGGTACTTGATGGAGGACGCATTGTTGAGCAAGGAAAATACCAAGATTTGTTAGAGCAGCGCGGCAAGTTATGGCAATACCATCAAATGCAGTATGGTTCGCCTTCAATTAAGACAAATTAA
- a CDS encoding glycosyltransferase, with amino-acid sequence MKIALVHDYLTQLGGAERVFELLCQFFTQADVFSSVYDPENTIDLQGHSVKTTFLQKLPGAKKNFRLLAPVYYLAFRQLDLQDYDLIISSTSSFAKGVRKRPGAMHICFCHNVTRFLWDTKTYLEEYSSFKRLSSLINPVIKSLREQDLRYAQEPDLYIANSSTVAKRIKQIYNRKSLVINYPINTNKFIFSAEKEDYYLISSRIISYKRLDIAIETFNWLGLPLIIIGDGPERKRLEAKSSDNIKFLGYVDDEWRTHLMAKAKALVVIALEDYGLVPIEANASGTPVIAYGAGGVLDTQISEETGVLFNPQSPDALQAAIKQVESQEWNYAKIREHAVNNFSESVFFEQIIKVIEEFCGQSTVDDLNINFECLADTVAAGAKQ; translated from the coding sequence ATGAAAATAGCTTTAGTACATGATTATTTAACGCAACTCGGTGGAGCAGAAAGAGTTTTTGAATTATTATGTCAATTTTTTACTCAGGCGGATGTCTTCTCATCTGTTTACGATCCTGAGAACACGATCGATCTTCAAGGACACTCTGTTAAAACAACTTTTCTCCAAAAACTACCAGGAGCCAAAAAGAATTTTCGTCTTTTAGCGCCTGTATATTACTTAGCTTTTCGTCAACTCGATCTACAAGACTACGATCTGATCATTAGCAGCACTTCCAGCTTTGCCAAAGGAGTAAGAAAAAGACCTGGAGCAATGCACATTTGTTTCTGTCATAATGTGACTCGTTTTCTCTGGGATACGAAAACTTATCTAGAAGAATATAGTAGTTTTAAGCGACTTTCTTCCTTAATTAATCCCGTAATTAAATCCTTACGCGAACAAGACTTACGGTATGCTCAAGAACCAGACTTATATATCGCCAACTCTAGTACTGTCGCCAAAAGAATCAAACAGATATACAACAGAAAATCTTTGGTAATAAATTATCCGATTAATACCAATAAGTTTATTTTTTCGGCCGAAAAAGAAGATTATTACTTAATCTCATCGCGCATAATTAGTTATAAAAGATTAGATATTGCGATCGAAACGTTTAACTGGTTAGGATTACCGCTGATTATTATTGGAGATGGCCCAGAGCGTAAACGTTTGGAAGCGAAGTCTTCAGACAATATCAAGTTTTTGGGTTATGTAGATGACGAGTGGCGTACTCATCTAATGGCCAAAGCCAAGGCTTTAGTTGTCATTGCGCTTGAAGATTATGGTTTAGTGCCGATAGAAGCCAATGCCAGCGGTACTCCTGTTATTGCCTATGGCGCGGGAGGAGTTTTAGATACTCAAATTTCTGAGGAAACTGGGGTGCTGTTTAATCCCCAGTCTCCTGATGCTTTGCAAGCAGCAATCAAACAAGTAGAAAGCCAAGAGTGGAATTATGCCAAAATTCGCGAACATGCAGTCAATAATTTTTCTGAGTCAGTATTTTTTGAACAAATAATCAAAGTTATTGAAGAGTTTTGTGGTCAGTCTACTGTAGATGATTTAAACATTAATTTCGAGTGTTTGGCTGACACAGTTGCAGCAGGAGCTAAACAATGA
- a CDS encoding sugar transferase gives MLTLAIDSSKAKSYLPVCDLKWRQKNLWVKKISPDAEHNFPALTRQQWLENCLRNSWVKRICVDRAIGEQGIKLWADTCYQVNKPIFLRILSHRELPNCRQSIYWQVKRLFDCLAALTLLVIVSPLMLAIALLIKIFAPGPIFFAQWRVGERGKLFKIYKFRTMKVDAEAQHHQLMGNQKGLHKLLVDPRITPLGKWLRKYSLDELPQLFNVLRGEMSLVGPRPWALYDALRLDRSDVKRLNALPGITGAWQVKNRSRLLDLHAVSKCDLEYLHSWSLILDLKILLLTVPKIISGSDAY, from the coding sequence ATACTTACCTTAGCCATAGATTCGTCTAAAGCTAAAAGCTATTTACCAGTCTGCGATTTAAAATGGCGACAAAAAAATCTTTGGGTAAAAAAGATTTCTCCTGATGCCGAACATAATTTTCCTGCTCTTACTAGACAGCAATGGTTGGAAAATTGTTTACGTAATTCTTGGGTCAAACGAATTTGTGTCGATCGCGCTATAGGAGAACAAGGAATTAAACTTTGGGCAGATACTTGCTACCAAGTCAATAAGCCTATTTTTCTGCGCATCCTTTCTCATCGGGAGTTACCTAATTGTCGTCAGAGTATCTACTGGCAGGTCAAAAGACTTTTCGATTGCCTAGCAGCTTTAACTTTACTCGTAATCGTTAGTCCCTTAATGCTGGCGATCGCTTTACTAATTAAAATTTTTGCTCCAGGGCCAATTTTCTTTGCTCAGTGGCGAGTGGGAGAGAGGGGGAAATTATTTAAGATCTATAAATTTCGGACGATGAAGGTGGATGCCGAAGCTCAACATCATCAATTGATGGGCAACCAAAAAGGTCTACACAAATTATTAGTCGATCCGCGCATTACTCCTCTGGGTAAATGGCTGCGCAAATATAGTCTGGATGAGTTACCTCAGCTATTTAATGTTCTCCGAGGAGAAATGAGTTTAGTTGGGCCTCGTCCCTGGGCTTTGTATGATGCTTTGCGTCTGGATCGCTCTGATGTCAAGAGGTTAAATGCTCTGCCTGGAATTACTGGAGCTTGGCAAGTGAAAAATCGTTCTCGCTTGTTGGATCTACATGCGGTCAGTAAATGCGATTTGGAGTATTTGCATAGCTGGTCTTTAATTCTGGATTTAAAAATCCTCCTCCTAACTGTACCGAAAATTATTTCTGGTTCTGATGCTTATTAA